Proteins co-encoded in one Bacteroidota bacterium genomic window:
- the queA gene encoding tRNA preQ1(34) S-adenosylmethionine ribosyltransferase-isomerase QueA encodes MKLSDFRYPLPRNLIAKYPANPRDESRLMVLNRADESIQVHDKFHKITQYFKKGDCLIVNETRVFPARLFGRKEKTNARIEVFLLRELNKNENIWDVIVDPARKVRIGNKIFFDEGKLYCEVIDNTTSRGRTVRFNAEGDLFKIIERIGRMPLPYYIKRDPTEKDKEMYQTIFARVTGAVAAPTAGLHFSKRVIAALKKKGVHVVPVVLHVGLGSFRPVEVEDLTKHKMDSEYYEISEETAQIVNKCIDSRGNVFVAGTSTCRAIESSVTTDGHLKSNRGWTDKFIFPPYELKVTDRLITNFHMPESTLLMLVSAFAGRDFIMKSYKRAIKEGMRFYSYGDAMLIL; translated from the coding sequence ATGAAACTTTCGGATTTTCGTTATCCTCTTCCCAGAAATCTCATTGCCAAATATCCGGCAAACCCGAGGGATGAATCACGGCTCATGGTGTTGAACCGCGCCGACGAGTCAATACAGGTTCATGACAAGTTTCACAAAATCACACAGTATTTCAAAAAGGGTGACTGTTTGATTGTGAATGAAACAAGGGTATTTCCTGCCCGCTTGTTCGGTCGCAAGGAGAAAACCAATGCCCGGATCGAGGTGTTCCTGTTGCGTGAGCTGAACAAGAATGAGAATATCTGGGATGTAATCGTTGATCCTGCCCGCAAAGTTCGTATCGGCAACAAGATTTTCTTCGATGAAGGAAAACTGTACTGCGAAGTTATTGACAACACGACTTCACGCGGACGAACAGTACGATTCAATGCGGAAGGTGATTTGTTCAAGATCATTGAACGGATCGGACGCATGCCGCTGCCATACTATATCAAACGCGACCCCACGGAAAAAGACAAGGAGATGTACCAGACGATTTTTGCACGGGTTACGGGGGCTGTTGCTGCACCGACGGCCGGTTTACACTTCTCGAAGCGGGTGATCGCAGCCCTGAAAAAGAAAGGCGTTCATGTTGTACCTGTTGTGCTTCACGTCGGGTTGGGGTCGTTTCGCCCGGTCGAGGTGGAAGATTTGACGAAGCATAAGATGGATTCGGAGTACTACGAAATTTCCGAGGAAACTGCCCAGATTGTCAACAAGTGCATCGACAGCAGGGGCAATGTTTTCGTTGCGGGAACAAGCACATGCAGGGCGATTGAGTCCAGCGTTACCACTGACGGGCATTTGAAAAGCAACCGCGGTTGGACGGACAAGTTCATATTTCCCCCGTATGAATTGAAAGTGACGGACCGCCTGATTACGAATTTCCATATGCCCGAATCGACGTTGCTGATGCTGGTGTCCGCTTTTGCCGGTCGTGACTTCATCATGAAGTCATACAAGCGCGCCATCAAAGAAGGGATGCGATTCTACAGCTACGGCGATGCAATGCTAATTCTGTGA
- the ppdK gene encoding pyruvate, phosphate dikinase, with product MKKYVYVFGNGKAEGKAEMKGLLGGKGANLAEMTNIGLPVPAGFTISTEVCTYYYANKRSYPKTLKAEVTGSLKKVEKMMGAELGNVKNPLLLSVRSGARASMPGMMDTILNLGMNDAVAEGLVKKTNNPRFVYDSYRRFVQMYGDVVLGLKPVHKDEIDPFELIIEEKKKSKNVHLDTDLNADDMKELVGLFKTAIKEKTGHDFPQNPMAQLWGAIGAVFGSWNNERAIAYRKMYDIPESWGTAVNIQSMVFGNMGEDSGTGVAFTRDAATGTNVFYGEYLMNAQGEDVVAGTRTPLPISELEKANPKIYKQLDAIRKKLEKHYRDMMDIEFTIQQGKLYMLQCRVGKRTAFAAIKIAVDMVKERLISDREALQRIEPDQLNQLLRPVFDLHEKNAAISNGRLLAKGLNAGPGAATGRVVFNAPDAEEWKKRGESVILTRIETSPEDIKGMDAAEGILTARGGMTSHAALVARQMGKVCVAGCSSLNIDYTTHTMSVNGKVIKEGDWISLDGTTGEVLEGKVATKPSEVLQVLIDKTLDPKDAPIYQEYKRIMTWADKYRRLKVRTNADQPDQSHNAVAFGAEGIGLCRTEHMFFGEGKIGPMREMILADSVEQRKVALAKLLPLQREDFEGIFEAMNGRPVTIRTIDPPLHEFVPHEESAQRALAQQMGISYEKVHQRVASLHEFNPMLGFRGCRLGLIFPEITEMQSRAIFEAAANIQQRGIKVEPEIMIPLVGNVKELAHQEKIVRQVAGEVMKEKGVKLNYLVGTMIEIPRGAITADEVATVAEFFSFGTNDLTQTTLGVSRDDAGRFLIPYVEMEVYEKDPFEVIDRKGVGTLMQMAVEKGRGVRPTLKIGICGEHGGDPSSVEFCHMIGLNYVSCSPFRVPIARLAAARAALAENKVKTVRVLKSRYFTPRKAAAKRRKKR from the coding sequence ATGAAGAAATATGTTTACGTGTTCGGCAATGGTAAAGCCGAAGGCAAAGCTGAAATGAAAGGTCTCCTGGGAGGGAAAGGCGCAAATCTGGCCGAGATGACAAATATCGGATTGCCCGTTCCGGCTGGGTTCACAATCTCAACGGAAGTCTGCACCTACTACTATGCAAACAAGAGATCATACCCCAAAACACTGAAAGCAGAAGTAACAGGGTCTCTGAAGAAAGTTGAAAAGATGATGGGTGCGGAACTCGGGAATGTAAAGAACCCGCTGTTGCTTTCCGTGCGATCCGGTGCTCGAGCATCGATGCCCGGTATGATGGATACCATTCTCAACCTGGGTATGAACGATGCCGTCGCTGAGGGTTTAGTGAAGAAGACAAACAACCCTCGCTTCGTCTACGACTCCTACCGCCGCTTTGTGCAGATGTACGGCGATGTTGTGCTCGGCCTGAAGCCCGTTCATAAAGATGAAATTGATCCGTTCGAACTGATCATTGAAGAGAAAAAGAAATCGAAGAACGTGCATCTTGATACCGACCTGAATGCCGACGACATGAAAGAACTCGTCGGATTGTTCAAAACGGCAATCAAGGAGAAAACCGGACATGACTTTCCGCAGAACCCGATGGCGCAGTTGTGGGGAGCTATCGGTGCCGTGTTCGGGTCATGGAACAACGAGCGGGCGATCGCCTACCGGAAGATGTACGACATTCCGGAATCGTGGGGAACGGCCGTCAACATCCAGTCGATGGTATTCGGGAACATGGGCGAGGATTCGGGAACCGGCGTTGCGTTTACTCGCGATGCCGCCACAGGGACGAATGTGTTCTACGGCGAGTATCTGATGAATGCCCAAGGCGAGGATGTTGTGGCGGGTACGCGAACTCCTCTTCCAATTTCCGAACTCGAAAAGGCGAATCCGAAAATCTACAAACAACTCGATGCCATCCGGAAGAAGCTGGAGAAACACTATCGTGATATGATGGATATTGAATTCACCATTCAACAAGGCAAGCTGTACATGCTCCAGTGCCGTGTCGGAAAACGGACGGCGTTTGCGGCTATCAAAATTGCGGTAGATATGGTGAAGGAACGGTTGATTTCGGATCGTGAAGCATTGCAACGGATCGAGCCTGATCAGTTGAATCAACTGTTGCGGCCTGTATTTGATCTGCATGAGAAGAATGCCGCAATCTCCAACGGGCGACTCCTGGCGAAGGGGCTGAACGCCGGTCCCGGCGCAGCAACCGGACGCGTCGTGTTCAATGCACCCGATGCTGAAGAATGGAAGAAACGCGGCGAGTCGGTAATCCTCACGCGCATCGAAACCTCTCCCGAAGACATCAAAGGAATGGACGCAGCGGAAGGCATTCTCACGGCACGCGGCGGCATGACATCGCATGCGGCGCTTGTTGCGCGACAAATGGGCAAAGTGTGTGTGGCCGGATGCTCTTCGTTGAACATCGACTACACGACACACACGATGTCTGTGAACGGGAAAGTGATCAAGGAAGGCGATTGGATTTCGCTTGACGGCACAACCGGCGAAGTGTTGGAAGGAAAGGTTGCAACAAAACCGTCGGAGGTTTTACAGGTGTTGATCGACAAGACCCTCGATCCGAAAGATGCCCCCATCTATCAAGAGTATAAGAGGATTATGACGTGGGCGGATAAATACCGTCGCTTGAAGGTGCGCACCAACGCCGATCAGCCCGATCAATCGCACAACGCCGTGGCGTTCGGTGCCGAAGGTATCGGATTGTGCCGCACGGAACACATGTTCTTCGGTGAGGGAAAGATTGGCCCGATGCGTGAGATGATTCTCGCCGATAGTGTTGAGCAACGCAAGGTTGCGCTTGCGAAACTTCTCCCTCTCCAGCGTGAGGATTTCGAGGGGATTTTTGAAGCGATGAACGGCCGTCCAGTCACGATTCGTACGATTGATCCGCCGTTGCATGAATTCGTTCCGCACGAAGAATCTGCACAGCGGGCGCTTGCGCAGCAGATGGGCATCAGCTACGAGAAAGTTCATCAACGCGTCGCAAGCCTGCACGAGTTCAACCCGATGCTCGGCTTCCGTGGTTGCCGGTTGGGACTCATCTTCCCCGAGATTACGGAAATGCAATCCCGCGCCATTTTCGAGGCGGCGGCAAATATCCAGCAGCGAGGCATCAAAGTCGAACCGGAAATCATGATTCCCCTTGTCGGCAATGTGAAAGAGCTTGCTCACCAGGAGAAGATTGTGCGTCAAGTTGCCGGCGAAGTGATGAAAGAGAAGGGCGTGAAGCTGAACTACCTTGTCGGCACGATGATCGAAATTCCCCGCGGCGCCATTACAGCCGATGAGGTTGCAACCGTTGCCGAATTCTTCAGCTTCGGCACGAACGATCTCACGCAAACGACGCTTGGCGTCAGTCGCGATGATGCCGGGCGCTTCCTCATCCCGTATGTAGAAATGGAAGTCTACGAGAAAGACCCATTCGAGGTTATCGACCGGAAGGGCGTCGGCACGCTGATGCAGATGGCGGTGGAAAAAGGCCGCGGTGTTCGCCCGACGCTGAAAATCGGCATTTGCGGCGAACACGGAGGCGATCCCTCGAGCGTGGAGTTCTGTCACATGATTGGACTGAACTATGTGAGTTGCTCGCCGTTCCGCGTGCCAATTGCACGACTTGCTGCTGCACGTGCAGCGTTGGCGGAAAACAAAGTCAAGACAGTCAGGGTGCTGAAGTCTCGTTACTTCACGCCGCGGAAAGCCGCCGCAAAGCGCCGGAAGAAGCGCTAA
- the plsY gene encoding glycerol-3-phosphate 1-O-acyltransferase PlsY, translating into MIPITIIAILSYLVGSIPTAIIVAKSRKGIDIRQHGSGNAGGTNVIRVLGWKTGVFVIVCDMAKGLFATMVVSRLLFVLPFASNPPFDDFTVVQIIAGCVAMLGHIWTLFAGFKGGKGIATAGGMLIGVAPVEVAVSLGVFMIVFLISHYVSLGSLTAATTFPVTMFLRENVFMVDIQGYHTLIWFSIGVSLLIIYTHRSNVQRLLRGTENRIARIPVFNRR; encoded by the coding sequence ATGATTCCCATTACAATAATTGCAATCTTGAGCTATCTCGTCGGCTCGATTCCGACGGCAATTATCGTTGCAAAATCACGCAAAGGCATCGACATCCGCCAGCATGGCAGCGGCAATGCGGGAGGTACCAACGTCATCCGCGTACTGGGTTGGAAAACCGGTGTGTTTGTGATCGTCTGTGATATGGCCAAGGGGCTCTTTGCCACAATGGTTGTTTCGCGACTCCTGTTCGTTCTTCCGTTTGCAAGCAATCCGCCGTTCGATGATTTTACGGTTGTTCAGATTATCGCCGGTTGTGTTGCCATGCTCGGACATATTTGGACTCTGTTCGCCGGATTCAAGGGGGGCAAGGGTATCGCTACCGCCGGCGGCATGTTGATCGGGGTTGCCCCCGTTGAAGTTGCCGTATCGCTTGGCGTATTTATGATTGTTTTTCTGATTTCTCATTATGTATCGCTGGGTTCGTTGACCGCCGCAACGACATTTCCCGTTACCATGTTCTTGCGCGAGAATGTATTCATGGTTGATATTCAGGGGTATCATACACTCATATGGTTCAGCATAGGTGTTTCCCTGCTCATTATCTACACGCATCGCTCGAACGTGCAGCGGTTGCTGAGGGGTACGGAAAACAGAATCGCCCGGATACCTGTTTTCAACCGTCGTTGA
- a CDS encoding gamma-glutamyl-gamma-aminobutyrate hydrolase family protein: MIIGITDTFNKKYDNYVHWLRKVAKQVEVIKLSHEANNLKEIKKCDGLILTGGSDVHPKFYGRDDLAKELDDINEKRDDFEIKLVKEAVQKETPILGICRGMQVCNVALGGSLIPDLEREGHKNHAKTKEGKDRRHKVEFERGTTLHWIVESTKGEVNSAHHQAVDVIAEGLRVTARSSDGVVEGLEWEESERKPFLQLIQWHPERMEDHTNPCAKNLLEHFVLSVVSKAEE; the protein is encoded by the coding sequence ATGATTATTGGAATTACGGACACATTCAACAAAAAGTACGACAACTATGTACACTGGTTAAGGAAAGTTGCAAAGCAGGTCGAAGTCATCAAGCTGTCACATGAAGCGAATAATCTGAAGGAGATCAAAAAGTGCGACGGGTTGATTCTCACCGGGGGAAGTGATGTGCACCCGAAATTCTACGGCCGCGACGATCTTGCGAAGGAACTCGACGATATCAACGAAAAGCGTGATGACTTTGAAATCAAACTTGTGAAGGAGGCGGTTCAGAAAGAAACGCCGATTCTCGGCATTTGCCGCGGTATGCAAGTATGCAACGTGGCACTGGGCGGCTCCCTCATTCCCGATCTTGAACGCGAGGGACATAAGAATCACGCCAAAACGAAGGAAGGCAAGGACCGCCGCCACAAAGTAGAGTTCGAGCGGGGAACGACGTTACACTGGATTGTCGAGTCAACAAAAGGCGAAGTCAACTCCGCACACCATCAGGCAGTCGATGTAATTGCAGAGGGGTTGCGTGTTACAGCAAGATCCTCTGATGGCGTCGTGGAAGGACTTGAATGGGAAGAAAGTGAACGAAAACCGTTCCTTCAACTCATACAATGGCATCCTGAGCGGATGGAAGATCACACTAACCCGTGTGCAAAGAACTTGCTCGAACACTTCGTTCTTAGCGTAGTGTCAAAAGCGGAGGAGTAG
- the ispD gene encoding 2-C-methyl-D-erythritol 4-phosphate cytidylyltransferase produces MARRKTLRVGVVIPAGGSGRRMGSDIPKQFMLLAGKPVLYHSVRVFDFHPLIDEIVVVVPDNQVMVAERLVTNARFKKVSHVVVGGTERQFSVRNGLLAFVEEPDIVLVHDAVRPLVSRDVITNVIDASRKYKAAVVGVPVKDTIKVETDGFYKKTLDRSRLWAVQTPQGFRYKILMRAHLAAQRNAFLGTDESSLVERLKIPVKVVPGDPDNIKITTKGDLKFAEFLL; encoded by the coding sequence ATGGCAAGAAGAAAGACTCTTAGAGTCGGGGTTGTGATTCCGGCCGGAGGAAGCGGCCGTCGCATGGGAAGTGATATCCCCAAACAGTTCATGCTTCTCGCGGGAAAGCCCGTTCTGTATCATTCCGTCCGGGTGTTTGACTTCCATCCTCTTATCGACGAGATTGTTGTGGTTGTTCCTGATAATCAGGTGATGGTGGCAGAGAGACTTGTGACGAATGCCCGGTTCAAGAAGGTGTCTCATGTTGTTGTTGGGGGAACCGAGCGACAGTTTTCGGTTCGCAACGGATTGCTTGCGTTCGTTGAAGAGCCGGATATTGTTCTTGTTCACGATGCCGTCAGGCCTTTGGTGTCGCGTGACGTGATTACCAATGTCATCGACGCAAGTCGGAAATACAAAGCGGCAGTTGTTGGCGTGCCTGTCAAGGATACCATCAAGGTTGAAACTGATGGTTTCTATAAGAAGACTCTTGACCGGAGCAGACTTTGGGCCGTCCAAACGCCGCAAGGTTTCCGGTACAAAATTCTGATGCGGGCGCATCTTGCTGCCCAACGGAACGCCTTTCTGGGCACCGATGAGTCTTCGTTGGTCGAGCGGCTGAAGATTCCCGTCAAAGTAGTTCCGGGTGATCCTGATAATATCAAGATCACCACAAAGGGTGATCTGAAATTTGCGGAATTCCTTCTGTAA
- a CDS encoding NAD(P)H-dependent glycerol-3-phosphate dehydrogenase has protein sequence MRITVLGAGSWGTALSIILASNDHHVALWSHKEEYTDDILSKRENPSFLPGISIPQGIEATSDLDRAVEGCEMIVTAVPSQFVRSVVQRLHNIPFDKLIFVNVAKGIEVGSLMTMSRVLQDILPGVQPANISTLSGPSHAEEVSRQIPTTVVAASESVETAKLVQKTFMTPTFRVYASTDLKGVELGGSLKNVIAIAAGIVDGAKLGDNTKAALMTRGIAEITRIGVALGAHVQTFAGLSGIGDLMVTCMSRHSRNRHVGVEIGKGRKLDDILKEMVMVAEGVETTKSANALAQKVGVEVPICAEVHKMLFEGKDPRQSTYDLMTRGAKGEVY, from the coding sequence ATGCGTATTACCGTCCTCGGAGCCGGTAGTTGGGGAACAGCCCTCTCCATCATCCTTGCCAGCAACGACCATCATGTTGCACTGTGGTCGCATAAGGAAGAATACACAGACGATATTCTTTCGAAACGCGAAAACCCCTCGTTCCTTCCCGGGATTTCCATCCCCCAAGGTATTGAAGCAACAAGCGATCTGGATCGTGCAGTAGAAGGCTGTGAGATGATCGTGACGGCCGTGCCTTCGCAATTTGTTCGCAGTGTTGTGCAGCGACTGCACAATATACCTTTTGACAAACTGATTTTTGTCAATGTCGCGAAAGGAATAGAAGTCGGTTCGCTGATGACGATGTCCCGTGTGTTACAGGACATATTGCCCGGAGTTCAGCCGGCCAATATCTCCACGCTTTCCGGTCCGAGCCACGCCGAAGAAGTGAGCAGGCAGATCCCGACCACGGTCGTTGCCGCATCCGAGAGTGTGGAAACCGCAAAGCTTGTACAGAAGACGTTCATGACGCCCACATTCAGAGTCTACGCAAGCACCGACCTCAAAGGCGTCGAGCTTGGCGGCTCGCTCAAGAACGTGATAGCTATAGCAGCCGGTATCGTGGATGGAGCAAAACTCGGTGACAACACAAAGGCAGCCTTGATGACCCGGGGAATTGCAGAAATCACCCGCATTGGCGTTGCATTGGGCGCGCATGTCCAGACATTTGCCGGACTCTCAGGAATCGGTGATCTGATGGTGACGTGCATGAGCCGGCACAGCCGCAACCGACACGTCGGGGTCGAGATTGGGAAGGGGAGAAAGCTTGATGACATTCTGAAGGAGATGGTGATGGTTGCAGAAGGTGTCGAGACGACGAAGTCGGCAAATGCGCTTGCACAGAAAGTCGGTGTTGAAGTTCCCATTTGTGCGGAAGTACATAAGATGCTGTTCGAAGGGAAAGACCCAAGGCAATCAACATACGATTTGATGACGAGGGGGGCCAAGGGGGAGGTGTATTGA
- a CDS encoding TrkA family potassium uptake protein, with amino-acid sequence MKQFVVIGLGTFGYSLAVEMAKQGHQVLAIDSDKGLVEDIKDHVTDAIVADAMDRDALSEFVNESFDAAILGMGERYMEATVMAIVHLKNIGLQNIIVKSMNELRGHVFLSVGATEIIYPEKESALRLARRLTIPTLIEQIPLAPEYSIVEVALPDAFVGKSLRALRIREKYGVTVIAIKDVLKDTMTLNPLPDVVLGPDSALILIGRHNDIDSLKRFE; translated from the coding sequence ATGAAACAGTTTGTCGTTATCGGCCTGGGCACTTTTGGATACAGTCTTGCTGTCGAGATGGCAAAGCAGGGGCATCAGGTGCTGGCGATTGATTCTGATAAAGGTCTTGTGGAAGACATCAAGGATCACGTTACGGACGCCATTGTTGCAGACGCTATGGACAGGGACGCGCTTTCTGAATTTGTGAATGAAAGTTTCGATGCAGCAATTCTTGGCATGGGCGAACGCTACATGGAAGCAACGGTGATGGCAATCGTGCATCTTAAGAACATTGGTCTCCAAAACATTATTGTAAAGTCGATGAACGAGTTGCGCGGTCATGTGTTTTTGTCCGTTGGAGCCACGGAAATCATTTACCCGGAAAAGGAATCAGCATTACGGCTTGCTCGGCGGTTGACCATTCCCACACTCATTGAGCAGATTCCCCTCGCTCCCGAATACAGCATTGTTGAAGTGGCTCTTCCTGATGCATTTGTCGGCAAGTCCCTGCGTGCTCTTCGCATTCGCGAAAAATACGGCGTGACGGTGATAGCGATCAAGGACGTGTTGAAGGATACGATGACGCTCAACCCGCTGCCCGATGTGGTACTTGGCCCCGACAGCGCGCTCATCCTTATCGGTCGGCACAACGATATTGACAGCTTGAAACGGTTTGAGTGA
- a CDS encoding APC family permease produces the protein MKYLILAVLNISVIATFVYLSRKKGLLSYFSNGRWWLTWLSIAVITLMDELTSIFYAPSEAFRFIGTYAIAFLAITSILMRFLSTRMVEIAEILEHHNIRGGGVYSFSYLVLGPTLSFIAVASILVVYVLTASISTVSAVENGLTFMEFSHTQKMVFKFAIVWGIAGLNILGIKENARFTFGLFSIVAVVLLSLLASGLYESTPESWQRIGQSYSTSFFEIGEVGVLGGFAFIIISISGCILAYSGIESVVQIAGLVKSWKEISKAYIFLAITTGIFTPLLSSLVLTSGLDPAVHETDLITQYAAAINGIPFGVLVGVIASIALVMAVNTAFVASSELMERVAHRYDFHWIIKTNRRQSLYRIHVLSAIFFSVIILITEGEQKTLAEMYALSLVASFVINMGSLLFYRYFKGTKEIREYNTSRFGTLILFVILASCFAYLAFTRPYGVGLWAGATVFFLVVGLFVAKKRPPEKKVIEETDTPMEMILHLAEAPGDKIDVYFKRPLEEGGTPDPSVAYISFYSPRAGVPPRVAPNHFRFVQSGQTLYDSIEELLYVFKYELPHKHITFHFGWPLSSWIDRISIGVMVFSIMKLPKEFPEFNFSIDYYGKKKDS, from the coding sequence ATGAAATACCTGATTCTCGCTGTTCTGAACATCTCTGTCATTGCGACGTTCGTCTACCTCTCCCGTAAGAAAGGTCTCCTTTCCTACTTCAGCAATGGCCGCTGGTGGCTGACGTGGCTCTCGATTGCCGTCATCACGTTGATGGACGAGTTGACGTCAATCTTTTATGCACCCAGCGAAGCATTCCGGTTTATCGGAACCTACGCCATTGCGTTTCTCGCAATTACCTCCATACTCATGCGGTTTCTTTCTACACGCATGGTTGAAATTGCTGAGATTCTCGAACACCACAACATTCGCGGTGGCGGCGTCTATTCGTTCTCATACCTTGTTCTTGGACCCACGCTTTCCTTCATTGCTGTTGCATCAATTCTCGTCGTCTATGTTCTGACTGCCAGCATCTCTACTGTCAGCGCGGTGGAAAACGGACTGACATTTATGGAATTCTCCCACACACAGAAAATGGTTTTCAAGTTTGCAATTGTGTGGGGAATAGCGGGACTGAACATTCTCGGCATTAAGGAGAATGCCCGTTTCACCTTCGGACTGTTTTCCATTGTGGCCGTTGTATTACTCAGCCTGCTCGCCTCAGGGCTGTACGAATCAACTCCCGAATCCTGGCAGAGGATCGGTCAGAGTTACTCGACCTCTTTTTTTGAGATTGGTGAAGTCGGCGTTCTTGGAGGGTTTGCGTTTATCATTATCAGCATTTCGGGTTGTATTCTTGCCTATTCCGGAATAGAGTCCGTTGTGCAGATTGCGGGTCTCGTGAAAAGCTGGAAAGAGATCAGTAAGGCATACATCTTTCTTGCCATAACCACAGGAATTTTTACGCCACTGCTTTCCTCGCTTGTCCTGACTTCAGGGCTTGATCCTGCAGTTCATGAAACGGACCTCATTACCCAATACGCCGCTGCCATCAACGGCATACCGTTCGGCGTTCTCGTTGGCGTTATTGCGAGCATTGCCCTCGTCATGGCCGTGAATACGGCTTTTGTCGCGTCAAGTGAATTGATGGAGCGTGTGGCGCATCGTTACGATTTCCATTGGATCATCAAGACAAACAGGCGACAATCGCTCTACCGGATTCACGTTCTAAGCGCAATCTTCTTTTCCGTCATCATCCTGATTACAGAGGGTGAGCAGAAGACTCTGGCTGAAATGTACGCTCTCTCACTTGTTGCCAGTTTCGTTATTAATATGGGAAGTCTGCTCTTCTACCGCTATTTCAAGGGGACGAAGGAGATTCGTGAATACAATACGTCCCGATTCGGCACGCTTATCCTGTTCGTTATCCTGGCGAGTTGTTTTGCATATCTCGCGTTCACAAGACCCTACGGTGTAGGATTGTGGGCAGGAGCAACAGTGTTCTTTTTAGTAGTCGGATTGTTTGTTGCAAAGAAGCGGCCTCCCGAGAAGAAAGTCATCGAGGAAACCGATACTCCCATGGAAATGATTCTCCATCTCGCAGAGGCGCCGGGCGACAAGATTGACGTGTATTTCAAAAGACCCCTGGAGGAAGGCGGGACGCCCGATCCATCAGTGGCGTATATCAGTTTCTACTCACCACGGGCAGGAGTCCCCCCCCGCGTTGCTCCAAACCATTTCCGGTTTGTGCAAAGCGGACAGACTCTGTACGATAGTATTGAGGAATTGTTGTATGTGTTCAAGTACGAACTGCCGCACAAACATATCACATTCCATTTTGGATGGCCGCTATCGTCCTGGATTGACCGCATCTCCATAGGCGTGATGGTATTCAGTATCATGAAACTGCCGAAGGAATTTCCGGAATTCAACTTCTCGATCGACTACTATGGCAAGAAGAAAGACTCTTAG